Proteins co-encoded in one Verrucomicrobiia bacterium genomic window:
- a CDS encoding prepilin-type N-terminal cleavage/methylation domain-containing protein, translating to MNGRWLNGNVARAHGSGRRRRVLLVPSGGWNLRANGFTLVELLVVVAVIAILAGLLLPALSRARTRAEAVGCLNHLRQLQIAFHVYADDHREFLSPSETGIHLDNATRWVDGIMSPFFTDRLSDMTNRQMLIAPGPGHLGPYLGKPEVFHCPSDRSRTNFQNLLRPRGPLRVRSYTMNTYMVLGDGLGVTPDGTFVYGPTAFVRWSDFQRTSPAHVWVFIDEHELTIKNGQFQFEWTMGPKWNWPAHWPARRHGGAGALSFADGHGELHKWLDPRTGPRVRNWEEAYAIGFDAASNRDYAWLWERTNGGVP from the coding sequence ATGAATGGCAGGTGGCTCAACGGGAATGTGGCCAGGGCGCATGGGTCCGGGCGGCGGCGACGCGTTCTTCTGGTGCCGTCCGGGGGGTGGAACCTGCGGGCCAACGGCTTCACGCTGGTGGAGCTGCTGGTGGTGGTGGCCGTCATCGCCATCCTCGCGGGCCTGCTGTTGCCGGCGTTGTCGCGGGCGCGCACACGGGCCGAGGCCGTCGGCTGCCTCAACCATCTGCGTCAGTTGCAGATCGCCTTCCACGTCTACGCCGACGACCACCGGGAGTTCCTGAGTCCGTCGGAGACCGGAATCCACCTCGACAATGCCACGCGCTGGGTAGACGGGATCATGTCGCCCTTCTTTACCGACCGGTTGAGCGACATGACCAACCGGCAGATGCTGATCGCGCCCGGGCCGGGCCACCTGGGCCCCTATCTGGGCAAGCCCGAGGTCTTCCACTGCCCCTCGGACCGTAGCCGGACCAATTTCCAGAACCTGCTCCGCCCCCGGGGTCCACTGCGGGTTCGCAGCTACACCATGAACACCTACATGGTCCTGGGGGATGGTCTGGGGGTGACGCCGGACGGCACCTTCGTTTACGGGCCGACAGCGTTCGTGCGGTGGTCGGACTTCCAGCGGACTTCTCCGGCCCACGTGTGGGTGTTCATTGATGAACACGAACTGACCATCAAGAACGGGCAGTTTCAGTTTGAGTGGACCATGGGGCCGAAATGGAACTGGCCGGCCCATTGGCCCGCCCGAAGGCACGGCGGTGCCGGCGCCCTGAGCTTCGCCGACGGCCACGGTGAGCTGCACAAGTGGCTGGATCCCAGGACCGGTCCCCGGGTGCGAAACTGGGAGGAGGCATACGCCATCGGCTTCGATGCTGCCAGCAACCGCGACTACGCATGGCTGTGGGAGCGGACCAATGGCGGGGTGCCGTGA